Proteins from a single region of Mucilaginibacter daejeonensis:
- a CDS encoding M1 family metallopeptidase, protein MKKLNYLLAAAMLLGHAVSAQQIQYNPGSNHGNKFEQLGSTYLADPNMYRSASGAPGPKYWQQKADYVINAKLDDDKQRLDGTETITYYNNSPDPLTYLWLQLDENQHKKDAESAKFDESKMQDKMTLRQLQTIMGHNLDLGNHIVSVKDAAGNPLKYTINETMMRIELPQTLAAGAKFAFKIVWWYNISDRLTIGGRGGYEYFPEDKNYLYTMAQWYPRMAVYSDFQGWQNKQFTGRGEFALTFGDFKVNIDVPADHVVDGTGQCSNYASVLTAAQYKRWQQAQNSYKEPVEVVTLAEAKNALKGHATARKTWSWHAENVRDFAWVSSRRVVWDAMATQIEGGRKVMAMSVYGPEAYGLYRRYSTKVVAHTVKTYSKYTIPYPYPCATSVEASNGMEYPMICFNYGRTEKDGTYSEATKNGMIGVIIHEVGHNFFPMIVNSDERQWTWMDEGLNTFCQYLTEQEWDPAFPSNRGPAYKIVDYMKLPKNELEPIMTNSENIQRFGPNAYAKPATALNILRETVMGRELFDYAFKTYAKRWAFHHPTPTDFFRTMEDASAVDLDWFWRGWFYGTDPVDISIDSVKYYRMNTKNPQVEGNYDRAQFDRNLTNISTTRNKAAGTRFAVEADTALQDFYSKWDRFAATPITEQSYKAMYSALTPEERKIYESKNYFYEISLSNKGGLPMPLFIEWNYADGSKELEKISAYIWRHNELNVTKVFAKTKEVKSIKLDPYRETADINEGNNSWPREYTPTRFELFKQQSTIRGASTGGNPMQDARKTNP, encoded by the coding sequence ATGAAAAAACTGAACTATTTATTGGCAGCCGCCATGCTGCTTGGGCATGCCGTTAGTGCCCAGCAGATCCAGTACAACCCGGGATCCAACCATGGTAACAAATTTGAGCAGTTGGGCAGTACTTACCTGGCCGACCCTAACATGTATCGGTCGGCATCGGGCGCACCTGGCCCTAAGTACTGGCAGCAAAAGGCCGACTATGTGATCAACGCCAAGCTGGATGACGACAAACAACGGTTAGATGGCACCGAGACCATCACCTACTACAATAACTCGCCCGACCCACTGACCTACCTGTGGTTACAGTTGGACGAGAACCAGCATAAAAAGGACGCCGAAAGCGCCAAATTTGATGAGAGCAAAATGCAGGACAAGATGACCCTGCGCCAACTGCAAACCATCATGGGCCATAACCTCGACCTGGGCAATCACATCGTGAGCGTGAAGGATGCTGCGGGCAACCCTTTAAAATATACCATTAACGAGACCATGATGCGTATCGAGCTGCCGCAAACGCTGGCAGCCGGTGCAAAATTCGCGTTCAAGATCGTGTGGTGGTACAACATATCTGACCGTTTGACCATTGGTGGTCGTGGTGGTTACGAGTACTTCCCGGAGGATAAGAACTACCTGTACACCATGGCGCAGTGGTATCCGCGCATGGCCGTTTACAGCGATTTTCAGGGCTGGCAAAACAAGCAGTTCACCGGTAGGGGAGAGTTCGCCCTGACCTTCGGCGATTTCAAAGTGAACATTGATGTGCCTGCCGACCATGTGGTAGATGGTACAGGCCAGTGCAGCAACTACGCCAGTGTGCTTACCGCCGCCCAGTACAAACGCTGGCAGCAGGCCCAAAATTCATACAAAGAACCGGTAGAAGTGGTGACGCTTGCCGAAGCTAAGAACGCTTTGAAAGGTCACGCTACTGCCCGCAAGACCTGGAGCTGGCATGCCGAGAACGTACGCGACTTTGCCTGGGTATCATCGCGCCGGGTGGTGTGGGATGCCATGGCCACCCAGATAGAGGGCGGCCGCAAGGTGATGGCCATGTCGGTATATGGTCCGGAAGCTTATGGCTTGTACCGCCGTTACAGCACCAAGGTGGTGGCGCATACCGTCAAGACCTATTCAAAATACACCATTCCGTACCCTTACCCATGTGCTACCTCGGTGGAGGCCAGCAACGGTATGGAGTACCCGATGATCTGCTTTAACTATGGCCGTACCGAAAAGGATGGTACTTATAGTGAGGCCACCAAGAACGGGATGATCGGCGTGATCATTCACGAAGTGGGGCACAACTTTTTCCCCATGATCGTGAACTCTGACGAACGCCAGTGGACCTGGATGGATGAAGGCCTGAACACCTTTTGCCAGTACTTGACCGAGCAGGAGTGGGACCCGGCATTCCCTTCTAATCGTGGTCCGGCTTACAAGATCGTTGATTACATGAAGCTGCCTAAGAACGAGCTTGAACCGATCATGACCAACTCAGAGAATATCCAGCGCTTTGGACCGAACGCTTACGCCAAGCCAGCCACTGCGCTGAATATCCTTCGTGAAACGGTGATGGGCCGGGAGTTGTTCGACTACGCCTTCAAGACTTACGCCAAGCGCTGGGCCTTCCATCACCCAACACCTACCGACTTTTTCCGCACCATGGAAGATGCCTCGGCCGTTGATCTTGACTGGTTTTGGAGAGGCTGGTTCTACGGCACCGACCCGGTAGATATATCGATCGATAGCGTGAAGTACTACCGCATGAACACCAAGAACCCGCAAGTGGAGGGTAATTACGACCGTGCGCAGTTCGACCGTAACCTGACCAACATCAGCACCACACGTAACAAGGCTGCGGGTACCCGTTTTGCCGTGGAAGCCGACACCGCCCTGCAGGATTTTTACAGCAAGTGGGATCGCTTTGCCGCCACACCGATCACCGAGCAAAGCTATAAGGCCATGTACAGCGCACTTACGCCAGAGGAGCGCAAAATTTACGAGAGCAAGAATTACTTTTACGAGATCAGCCTGAGCAATAAAGGTGGCCTGCCTATGCCGTTGTTCATCGAGTGGAACTATGCCGACGGTTCAAAAGAGCTGGAAAAGATATCGGCCTACATATGGCGCCACAATGAGTTGAACGTGACCAAGGTATTTGCTAAGACCAAAGAAGTGAAAAGCATTAAGCTTGACCCTTACCGCGAGACCGCCGACATTAACGAAGGCAACAACAGCTGGCCAAGAGAGTACACGCCAACCCGCTTCGAGCTCTTCAAACAGCAAAGCACCATACGCGGCGCCAGCACCGGAGGCAACCCCATGCAGGACGCAAGGAAAACGAATCCATGA